CATGTAGAGGACGACGCCGAGCTGGGCGACGATCCCCAGCGCCGGCGCCGCTTCCGGCGGGAGGAGCCGGCCGGCGAGCGCCGCCCCGAGCACGGACGGCCCGAGGACGATCCCGGCCACGATCTCGCCGATCACGGGCGGCTGGCCGACGCGGGCGAGGAGCCGGCCGAAAACGCGGCCGACGACGAGGATCGCGGCGAGCGTGAGCAGGACGTGGAACAGGATGGACGTCAACGCGGAAGCCGCCCGAGCTGCACGTGCGCCAGCGCGATCGCGACCGCGTCGGCCGCGTCGTCCGGGCGGGGGATGCTGCTGAGCCGCAGGAGCAGCTTGACCATCTCCTGCATCTGCCGCTTGTCGGCCGCGCCGTAGCCCGTCAGCGCCTGCTTCACAACGTTCGGCTTGTACTCCGCGATGTCGAGCCCGGCCTGCGCCGCCGCCAGCAGGATCACGCCGCGCGCCTGGCCGACGGTGATGCCGGTCGTGATGTTCGACGAGAAGAACAGCTCCTCGATCGCGACGACGTCCGGGCGGAGGTCGACGATCAGCGACTCGACGGCGGCGTGGATCTCTCGCAGCCGATCGGGCATCGGCGTGGTCGGCGCCGTGCGGATGACGCCGTGTTCGACGAGGATGATCTCGTCGGGGCGCTGCGGCATGCCGTCGAGGAGGGCGTAGCCCGTCGTGGCGGTGCCGGGGTCGATGCCCAGGACGCGCATAACGCTACGGAGACGCGGGTCTCACGCCGCGTCGAACGCCATCGCCGCCTCGTCGCTGATGTTCAGGTTGGACCAAACGCGGTCGACATCGTCCAGGCTTTCGAGCTTGTCGATGAACTTCAGGATCTGGAGCGTGTCGGGCACGTCGAGCTCGACCATGACGGAAGGGATCATCGCCAGCTCGGCCTCGGTGGTGTCGTAGCCGGCAGCCGCGAGGGCATTCTTCACGCGCGCGAAGTCCTCGACCTCGGTGTAGACCGTGACGACATCGTCGTCCGCCTCGACGTCGACGGCGCCGGCGTCGATCGCCGCCATCGTCACGACCTCGGGATCGAGGCCCTCGGCCGGGATGGCGATCGTGCCGCGCTGCGCGAACTGCCAGGCGACGCTGTTGGACTCGCCGATGCTGCACGAATGGCGGGAGAAGACGCTGCGGACCTCGCCGACCGTGCGGGTGCGGTTGTCCGTCGTGCAGTCGACGAGGACGGCGACGCCGTTCATCGCATAGCCCTCGTAGATCACGCGCTCGACGATGATCGACCCGCCCTCACCGGTTCCGCGGGCGATCGCGCGGTCGATGTTGTCCTTGGGCATGTTGCCGGCCCGCGCCTTGTCCATCGCCAAGCGCAGGTTGAAGTTCATATCCGGGTTCCCGCCGCCTTCCCGGGCCGCAACGGTGATCGCACGTGCCAGCTTGGTGAAGCCGGCGCCGCGCGCCTTGTCGTTGCGCTCCTTCTTGTGCTTGATGTTCGCCCATTTGGAGTGACCGGACATGGCATGAACCTCCCGAAGAACGATCGACGGGGGATTCTACGGTGGGGGCGGGCGGATGCCAAGGCGTGGCGCGCCCAGGCTGGTACGGGTGCTTGAATCGCCAAGCGTTCATCACGCTCCGATGAAAGCTTCACTTCTCGCGGAATCACGTTGCGCGTCCCAGCGATGAAGGCTTCATCGCTGCCCTTTGAAAACCTCATCGCACTACGGAGTCGAAGGACGTTCCGGTCGGCTCCGAGCACCGCGGTGCGGACGTCACGGGCGACGCATGCGTCGCCCCTACGTGTCGTCGTTCACCCACGACAGGTCGTCGTCCCCGCCTTCCTCGTCGCCATCGCCATCCCCCCCGTCGTCGCCCCCCCGCGCCCCGAACACGCGCGGCCGTCCCCCCTGTTGTCCCCCCTGTTGCCGCCCCGCGGACGCCACGTACCCCTCCCCCGCCAGCCGCTCCATCAGCTCCTTCGCCCGGCTGAACGGCACCTTGAGCCGCCGCTGCAGGAGCGACGCGTTCACCCCGGACTCGCGCTCGGCCACGGCGACGGCGGCCTGGTAGAGGTCCTCGTCGGGGTCCTCGCCCGGGATCAGGTCGAGCCACGGCGGCAATCGGCCGGGGGCGGGCCAGGCACCGGACGACCAGAAGGCCATCAGGCGCGCCTGCTCGTCGTCGTTGATGAACGCGCCCTGGATCCGGCGCGGCCGCGGCGCGTCGGGCGCCTGGAAGAGCATGTCGCCGCGGCCGAGGAGGGCTTCGGCGCCCGGCGCGTCCAGGATGACGCGCGAGTCCGTGGCGCTGGCGACGGCGAAGGCGATGCGGGCCGGGAAGTTCGCCTTGATCGTCCCGGTCAGCACGTCGGTCGACGGGCGCTGCGTGGCGACGATCAGGTGCAGGCCGACGGCGCGCGCTTTTTGGGCGATCCGGACGAGCTCGGGTTCGACGTCGGCACCGAGCTGGAGGATGAGGTCGGCCAGCTCGTCGATGACGGTGACGATGACGGGCTCCGGCGGCGTGCCGGCGGGCAGCGCGCGGTTGTAGGCCTTGAGGTCGCGCACGCCGACGCGCGCGAGCGCCTCGTAGCGGCGCTCCATCTCCGCCACCAGCCAGCGCAGCGCCCCGACGACCTCCGGCGCGTCCGTGATCGCCGGCGCCAGCAAGTGCGGCGCCTTGCCCCAGCGCGAGAGCTCGACGCGCTTCGGGTCCACGAGCACGAGGCGGAGGCTCTCGGGCGTGTTCCGGAAGAGCAGGCACGCCAGGATCGTGTTCAGCCCGACGCTCTTGCCGCTGCCCGTCGAGCCAGCGATCAGGAGGTGCGGCAACCGCGCCAGGTCGGCGACGGCGACCGCGCCGGCGACGTCCCGCCCGAGCGCGATGAGCAGCGGGTTGTCGCGCGCCGCCTGACGGTACGTCCGGTCCTGGAGCAAGGCGCGCAGCCCGACGGCGGCCGTCTCGGCGTTCGGCACCTCGATCCCGACCATCGCCCGCCCCGGGATCGGCGCCTCGATGCGGATCGTCGGCGCGGCGAGCGCCAGCGCCAGGTCGTGTTTGAGCTGCGCGATCCGCGCCACCGGCACCCGCCGCTTCTCGCCGCCCCGCTCGACGTACCCCGGCACGACGCCGAACCGCGTCACCGTCGGCCCGACCTCGATGTCGACGACCTCGGACGGCACGCCAAGCGAGGCGAGCGTCGTCTCGATCTTGCGCGCCGTCGCCCGCAGGCCATCGGCGTCCGTCGCGACACCCGTCGCCTCGTCCAGGAGGGAGAGCTCGGGCAGCGCGTCGCCGCGAACGACACGGCGGATCCCGCTGTCCGCGGCTGCAGAGCCCATGGCGGTGCGGACCTTCAGCGGACGCGAGGGGGATGACGGTGCGGCGGTGCCCGTCGGCGGGGTCGCGGGGGAGGCGGGGCTCGTCGACGGACCGGAGGGTGTGGCGGACGGTCCGGTGCCGGTCGGCGGTGCCGCCGTCGGATGCGCCACAGTCGGATGCGCGGCAGTCGGATGCGCCGCAGTCGGCTGAACGGACGGCCCTTGGCCCGCACCGGAACGAAGCGCTGGGGCGGGTCTCAACCCCGCCCTCCTCGCCTCCTCCGCCGGCAAAGTGCCTCGCGCTTGCTGGGCCAACGTTCCGTGCGACGCGCTCCTCGACGCCGGGCCGCCGCCCGACTGAATCCCGCCGGCCGGCGGGAGGGCCACCTGTCGTCCAGCCGCCGCCGGCGGCTTGGGCGGCGTCCAATCCGCCTCGTCTTCGTCTTCGTCGTCGTCGTCGCGCCCGCCGGCGACGGTGTCCAGGTAGGCGGCCACCGCCGCGCCGCCCGAGAACGCAAGCAGCGTCGCCGCGACGCCGACGAGCATCCAGAGTGCGACGGCGCCCAGCTGGCCGGCCAGCCGGCGCGCGCCGAACAGCATCGCCCAGCCGAGGCCGCCGCCTGCCCCCCAGTCGCCCGGCACATCGCTGCCGGTGGCGGCCGACAGCAGCGCCAGCGCCGCCAGGGCACCGACCTCCGCCGCCAGCGCCCGCCCCCACGGCACGTCGATCAGCGGCGCGTTGCGGCGGCGGACGAGCCAGACGCCCGCCACGACGGCCGCCAGCGCCACCGGCAGCGCGCCGAGGCCGAAACCGACGCGCAGCGTGCGGTAGGGCGTCGTCCAGGCGGTGAACAGGGACACGAGCGGCACACCGCCGATTGCGACGAGCGCCGCGCCGAGGCATCCGAGCGCGGGCGGCCGCCCAGCGGCCTCCGGCGGGGCACCGCCCGGTGCCATCGTGCCCGGTGCACCACGGCCCGGTGCCGCCCCGCCCGGCGCGGAGCGGGGCGGTTGGACGGCCGGCGGTGTGGCGGCGGGCAGTCGCATCGTGGTCCGGCGGCGTTCAGTCGGCCTGGAAGAACATGTCGGCCAAGGCGCGGCCGAACGCACCGCTCACGAACTGCGGCGCGATGCCGAGGGCCACGATCAGCACGATGAGGACGATGACCGCGCGCTCGCCCCCGACATCGCGGCCTTCCGGGACACCGGTCGCCTCGAGCGGCGCGTCCCAGCGACGGACCGCGGTGGCGAAGAGCAGCGCGCTGGCCGAGAGGAGCGCCAGATGGGCCGGTGTGCCGAAGGGCACCTGCACCGCCGTTCCACCGGCCTCGCCGGCCAACTTCTGGAGGATTCGCCACAAGCCGGGGAAGCCGGCCAGCCCGGGCGTCCCGGCCAGCGTCAGGAGCGCAACGGCGGATGCCGCCCGCTGGAGCATGCCGGTTACACGGCGGCCGACGCCAAGCAGCACGAGCGCCAGCACCCGCGCGAACAGCATGAGCACGACGCCGAGCGCCGCCGCGCGCGACTGCGTGCCGAGACCGACGATCAACATGCCGCTGTTGGCCACGATGGCGTACACGAGCCAGTCGTCGGGGTCTTCGATGCGGGCGGAGAGGGCAAGCCATGCGCCGAGGCAGGCCGAGACGGCGCCGCCGAAGACGAGCGGCGCCGTCGCGGTGGCGGTCAGCCACTTCAGGTCCTCGAGCGTCCGCAGGAGGAGCGCGAAGCCGGCGGTCTGGACGAGCGTCAAGACGCCGAAGAGCATCGTGCGCGGCGCGCCGCTGGCCAGGGTCAGCACCCAGGCATGCATCGGGATCAGGCCGAGCAGGAGTGCGAACGCCGGGACGACGAGCGCCAGGACGAGGTGCTCCAGGTCGCCCTTGTCCACGGCGGCCGGTCGGAGCTCGGCCAGACGGTAGGCCGACAGCAGGAGCGGGATGACGAGCGCCAGGAGCGCGGCGTAGCGCAGAACCGCGCCCATTGCCGCGCCGCGCTCGCCCTCGGGCAGGCCGAACGCCCAAAGCAATGCCGCGGCAACGAACGCGATCAGGCCGATCGGCAGGCTGTTCACCAGGAGCGCGGCCGACAGACCGGCCATGCTGGTCCAGGCCACCGGCAGCCAGCGTGTGACGGTGTCCGGCGGTGCGCGGTGGAGGCCCATGACCAAGCCGAGCATCGCCAGCGCCTCGAGCTGGATGCCGAGCTGGGCGATGCGCGTCATCTCGAGCGCACGGAGGCCGACCAACGGCACGGTGGCGTCGACGACGGCCAGCGTCGCGGCCGCCACCAGGACGAGCGCAACGACGGTGCTCATCCGGAGCGCCTGCGCCGCGCGCAGCCGGACGCTCATGCCGGCCGCGGCGAGCGGCAGCAGCAGCGTGGCCACGAGGAGCAGCAGACCGGTCACGCCCCGCGCACCCGCGCCGCCGGCTGCCTGCCGGCAGGATCACCACACCACGCGCACGTGCCCAACTCACACCACCTCGGGCTGGACGCTGGCGGCCTCGCCGCGCGCAGGCTCATTCGGCGCACCGCCGGCCAGCGGCGACTGGCCGATGAAGAACGACGCCACGATCGTGAACAGGAGCTGGAGTCCGGCCAGGCCGCCCGACACGAGCAGGCCGGCATCGAGCGACGCATAGATCGCCTCGCTGCCGATCAGCGCCAGCAGCACGGAGGCCGCCAGCTGGAGGGCGCTGCCGGCGAAGACCGTTCCGATCACCCCGCCCCCCGCCAGGACGATGCCGATCCGCAGGACGCCCGCCCCGACGTAAGGCGCAAGCACGCCGGGCTGCATGCCCAACCCGACGAGCGCGACGATGGCCAGTGCCAGCGCCGGCACGAGTCGATCGCTGCGCATGCGGCCGGCCGTGCCCGTCACCTGCCGGAGCCGCCGCGCCGTCGACACGATCTGCCGATCGATCCGCCGTTCCGTCCGCCGATCCGTCTGCTGATCCAGTGGCGCCTGCAGGATCGAGAGAGACAACATCGTCACGACGATGAGGCCGACGATCAGCTTGATGGCCGCGATGACGCCCCGCGCTCCACCGTCCCCGCCGAACACGACGACGGCGCCGAGCACGTAGGCGGCGCCGAGCCCGCCGAGCGTCAGCGCCGGCGCA
Above is a window of Candidatus Avedoeria danica DNA encoding:
- the ruvC gene encoding crossover junction endodeoxyribonuclease RuvC, with protein sequence MRVLGIDPGTATTGYALLDGMPQRPDEIILVEHGVIRTAPTTPMPDRLREIHAAVESLIVDLRPDVVAIEELFFSSNITTGITVGQARGVILLAAAQAGLDIAEYKPNVVKQALTGYGAADKRQMQEMVKLLLRLSSIPRPDDAADAVAIALAHVQLGRLPR
- a CDS encoding YebC/PmpR family DNA-binding transcriptional regulator, which gives rise to MSGHSKWANIKHKKERNDKARGAGFTKLARAITVAAREGGGNPDMNFNLRLAMDKARAGNMPKDNIDRAIARGTGEGGSIIVERVIYEGYAMNGVAVLVDCTTDNRTRTVGEVRSVFSRHSCSIGESNSVAWQFAQRGTIAIPAEGLDPEVVTMAAIDAGAVDVEADDDVVTVYTEVEDFARVKNALAAAGYDTTEAELAMIPSVMVELDVPDTLQILKFIDKLESLDDVDRVWSNLNISDEAAMAFDAA